CCCGGGCGAGGCCGATCCAGCCCGGGATCACGCCCGTCACCCTGACGTCGCGGCGGTCGCCGAGGGAGGTGGTGAACCGGTGCAGGCCGGCCTTGGCGGCGCCGTATTCGGGGGAGGCGTAGGGCGCGTCGCCGAGGCCGCCGCTCGATCCGATGTTCACCACCGCGCCGGAGGCCCTGGCGAGCTCCTCCCAGAGCAGTTGGGTGAGCAGCATCGGAGTGAGGAGGTTGAGGGTCACGCTCGCGTGCCAGGCGTCCGGCGCGGCCGCGGGATACTGCTCACCGGGGGCCTGACCGCCCGCGTTGTTCACCAGGCCGTCGAGGGGTGCTTGCCGGAGCGCGTCCTCCGCCGCGGCCTGGGCCCCGGCGAGCGATGAGAGGTCCGCGACGATGACGTGCGGCGGTGCGGCACCGCCCGGAAGCGCGGCGGCGGCGGCCGCGGCGGCAAGGGCCTCCCGGTCGCGGTCGACCAGGATCAGCCGTTGGCCACGGCGCGTCAGCTCCGCGGCGATGACGGCGCCAAGGCCGGCCGCGGCGCCCGTGATCACGGTGGCGGGAGGCGGTGCGGAGTCGCGCATGCGGTCATGCTGCGCGCGACCACCGACACAACCGCCCTTCGCACCACCGGTCCGCGCCTCTCACCACCGATCCCCGCCGAACCACCCGTCACCGACCCCGCCGTCCCAGCTCGCCCAGAGCGCCGAGGTCCAGGCGATGTCTGCGATGGTGTCGAGCATCGTGTAGCCGACGATCGTGTCGACCACGGGGTCGCCCGCGCCGCCGAGGACGCGCCGGATGGTTCCCGGGCGGCGCTTCTCGGAGCGGGCGGCGGCCTTCGCGAGGCTCTTCGGGCGGGCGTCCGCCGGGCTGTCGGCGGCGGTCGGCGCCTCGGCCGTGAACCGCTCGAACAGCAGGTCGAGCTGCTGCGGGGAGAGGCGCTCGAAGGCCTCGACGTGGACGCGCTCGATCGTCTTCGCGGAGGAGGAGGCCAGCATCCGCTCGTATTGCGCCACGGCCTCGGCGTCGGCCCTGGTCGTACCGGTCGGGGGCGGCGGGGTCTCGAGGTCGAGCCTCCGCCCGAAGATGCGGTCGACGATGTTCATGATGCTCCTCCTGCGATGGCGGTGGCGATAGCGGGTTCGGTGCGGCGGGAGGCGGGCCTGCGCCGATCACGATCAGATCGACGACGCGGGGGGAGGTGGAGGCGCCCATCAGCGGCCCGGCGCCCGCGTCACGACCTGCTGGATGGTCCAGCTGTTGCCGTCCGGGTCGGAGAACGAGGCGTAGCTGCCGTAGCTGTCGGTCGCCGGGTGCGGGCCGGGCACGCGGTTGACGTCGCCCTCCCGGTGGAAGACGCCGTCCGCGTCGTGCCAGATCCCGCTGACGTCGACGCCGCGCTCGATCAGCTCGGCACGGGCGCCGGCCAGGTCGGAGGTGACCAGGTGGAGGCCGTGCGACGAGCCGGGGACCGCGCTGGTCAGCTCCTAGCCGAAGATCACGGAGGCTTCGGAGCCCGGGGGCGTCACCTGCACCACCCGGAGGCCCTTGTCGGTGGAGAAGTCGGCGTCCAGGCGGAAGCCCGCCCGCTGGTAGAACTCCTTGGCCGCATCGACATCCGAGACGGGGATGACGGCGATCTCGAGCTTCAGTTCCATGTCCTCGATTCCTTTCGCGCCGGTGAGCGTCATAACTGGTTAGAACGGTTATGAGCTTGGCACAGTTCAAATAACCTGTCAAACAGGTTATTTTGAGATCGCCTCCAGCGCCGCCGACCGCCGGATCGTGCCGTCGCCCGGCAGCTCGAGCACGACGTCCGCGCCGATCCGCTCCAGGAAGTGCCGGTCGTGGCTGACGACGAGCAGCGCGCCGCGGTAGGCGTCGAGCGCCTCCGCCAGCTGCTCGACGCTCGCGATGTCGAGGTTGTTGGTCGGCTCGTCCAGGATCAGCAGCTGCGCTGGCGGGCTCATGAGCAGGAGGGTCGCCAGCTGCACGCGGAACCGCTCGCCGCCCGACAGCGAGCCGACCGGGCGCTCCGCCGCGTCGCCGCGGAGCAGCAGCCGGGCGAGCTGGTGGCGGATGTCCCCGGGCGGCGTCTCCGGAGCGACCCGTCGGACGTTGTCGACCGCGCTCAGCGCGTCGTCCAGTCGGTCGAGTCGCTGGGGCAGGTAGGCGACGCGGTCGGTGAACAGCGTGCCGGCCGGCGACCCACCGTCCGCCTCGACGCTCAGCAGCCGGGCGAGGAGCGTCGACTTGCCGGCCCCGTTGCGGCCGAGCAGAGCGACCCGCTCCGGCCCCTGGACGATCACCGAGTGCGTCCCGTCGGTCAGTTCGGCGATGCGCCGGCCGCGGGGGACGTCGGGGTCGGGGAGGGTGAGGTGGATGCGCTCCTCGTCGCGCACGCGCGCGTCCGCCGCATCGACGGCGGCCTGGGCGGCGGCGACCCTGTCGTCGAGGCCGGACCGCATGGCACCGGCCGACGCCTGCGCCTTGCTGGCCCGGTTGCCGGCCATGATCCGCGGGATGCCGCCGCTCGCCTGGGTCTTCTTCGCGGTGCGCTCGCGGCGGGCCAGCTTGGTCTCCGCCTCCACCCGCTGCCGCTTCTCGACCTTCAGGGCCTGCTGCGCCGCGCGGGCGGCCTGCACCGCAGCGGACTGGTCCTGCTCGAGGTGGGCGCGCCAGGCGCTGTACGGGCCGCCGAATGTCTCGAGGCGGCCGGCGTGGAGCTCGGCGGTCGCCTCCATGTGCTCCAGCAGCTCCAGGTCGTGGCTGACGACGATGAGCGTGCCCGCCCAGCGGTCGACGAGGTCGCTCAGCGCGGCCCTGCCCGCGCGGTCGAGGTTGTTCGTCGGCTCGTCGAGCAGGATGATGGCGGTGCGGCGGAGGCTGAGCCCGGTCACCGCGATCAGCATCGCCTCCCCGCCCGACAGCGTGCCGACGCTGCGCGCGAGGTCGTCGCCGTCGAAGCCGATCGCCTCGAGGCCCGCGGCCGCGCGCGCCTCGACGTCCCAGTCGTCGCCGACCGCGTCGAAGTGCGCCTGGTCGACGTCGCCGCTCTCGATGGCGCGCAGGGCGGCGACGACAGGGCCGATGCCCAGGAGGTCGGCCACCGTCGCGTCCGTGCGCAGCGTGAGCGTCTGCGGCAGGTAGCCGACGTCGCCGACGGTCTCGATGCGGCCGGAGGTCGGGGTGAGCTCGCCGGCGATGAGGCGCAGGAGCGTGGACTTGCCGGCGCCGTTGCGGCCGACGAGGCCGGTGCGCCCGGTCGTGAAGGTGCCGGAGAGCCGGTGGAGGGCCGGCGTCCCGTCCGGCCAGGTGTAGCCGAGGTCGTGCAGGGTGACTGCTGAGGTGTGCGGCATCGATCGATCCGATCTGCCCCGTCGTGGGGGCGGGTGGAGGGAGGCCGATCCGGGGCGCGGGGAAGCGCGCGAGGGCGCGGAGACGTCGAGGATCGGCGGGGATGGGCGCGACAGAGCATGCCGCCCGCAGTGGCTGCAGGGGCGACGGAGTGGCGCGCCGGTCGTCTGGGCGATGCACGCGGCGGCGGGCACGGCGAGAGGCGCACGCCCGGGGACTCGACGGTCCACCCGGGAACGGCGCACGCACGTGTCAGCCGCCGGTCGCCCGGCGGCTACAGTCTGTCGACCTCGATCTCCACGACGTCAGGATAACGGATGCTGCGGTAACGGTATTCCGGACGGCGGAACGCGCGTCGCCTGACTCAGGCGGCGGCCTCGCGGCGGCGCTCGCGGAAGGCGGTCGCCTTCATCCGGTTGCCGCAGGTCTTCATCGAGCACCACTCGCGCCGGTGGCCGCGGGAGCGGTCGAGGTAGACCTGCGTGCACTCGGGGCGCGCGCACTCGCGCAGCAGGGCGGCGTCGGGGCTGCCGAGGATGGCGATGGTCTCGCGCGCGAGGCTGCCCAGGCCGTCCGCGATGGTGCCGCTGCGGCGGACCGTGCCGTCGGAGAGCTCCAGCCGGACCGGGCTCCCTGCGGCGACCTCGTTGACGAAGGCGACGTCGTCCGCGAGGAGCGGCGTGCCGTGCAGGGAGGCGTCGAGCAGCGCGTAGATGCGCTCGCGCACCTCGACCGCGCGCTGCAGGTCGGCGTCGCCGGCGGGAGGGGCGTCGTCGATCATCCCGGCCTCCATGAACCAGGCGCTCACGTCGCCCGGCGCCGCGAACTTCTCGAGGGGCTCCGGGTTGCGGCGCGCGCGCAGCGTGCCGACGAAGTCGAGAGGGAGGGTGCCGCAGGGGAACGCGTGGATCATGTAACCATTCTAACAGGTGACATGGCGAAGTGGGGCTAGCGCGGGAAGTTCCGGGCCGCGTCCACCGCCTCCTGCCTCGAGGTCACTCCGAGCTTGCGGTAGAGCGACCGCACGGTGGCCTTGAGCGTATTGGGGCTGATGAACAGCTCGGCGGCGATGGCGGCGAGGGGCGAGCCGGTGGGCAGCATGCTCAGCACCTCCCGCTCGCGCCGCGTCAGGCCCGGGACCGGTGTGTCGGCGGGGGAGCGGTCGGTGCCGTGCAGGGGCTCGCCGGCCAGCCCGGCGAGGGCGCCGAGCGTCTCCGTCGGCAGGAAGCTGTACGTCGAGAAGAGCCGCTCGCGACCGATGATCCCGTTCGCGTGCCGGAAGGCGTCCGCCGCACGGCCCGGGTGGCCGAGAGCGAGGTGGGAGGCCGCCGAGACGAGGAGGGCGGGAGCCTCCACGCGGGGTGCGGCCGTCGTCGACGTCGCCGCCTCGGCCTGCGCGAGCGCATCGCGGTGGGCGCCGGCGCGGTAGGACGCGACGGAGGCGAGCAGCAGGTCGAGCGCAGAGGGGTGCTCCGGCAGCGGGCGCTCGTCGCGAAGCTGCGGGCGCAAGCGGGCCAGGCGCGCCTGCGCGGCTCGGACGTAGCGAGCGGTGGCGCCTCCGTGCTCGATGGCCCCGGGGTGGCGTTCCAGCTCGGCCTCCAGCTCGGCGTGCACCGACGACGCCCCCGGCTTGGTGTGGGCCAGCATGGCCGAGAGCCACAGCGCGGCCGCCCAGTACTCGCCGAGCGGGAGGCCCAGCGCCCTCCCCAGTTCGCGCGAGGCGCCGGGGTCGCCGCGATCGTGCTTCAGGAGGGCGGAGGTCAGGAAGACGATCACGTCGTACCGGCCGTTCGTGGCGTCCTCGGCGAGCGCTCGCGCGAGCCACAGCTCCGCGCTGCGGAGCCGGCCCCGATCGGCGTGCCGCCAGGCGATGTGCGCGGCCGCCCGTCGGGCGATCACCGGCTGGGCGGTGAGCCGCGCGAGGTCGTACGCGGCCTCGTACTCGGCAAGCGCGCCTGGCCCGTCCGCTGCGTCGAGGGACCGGCCCCACTGGAAGCGGAGGTGCGGCAGCGAGCCGACCATCGGCGCGCGTTCGGCCGGCGCGAGGGCGAGCAGCGCCTCCCTCGCGCGCTCGGCGGCCGCACGGGCCTCCTCCAGCCTGCCGGCGGTGCGTGCCCCCGCCGACTGGCCGGTCAGCACGATCAGGTTGCTGAGGTGGTTGCCGTCCCTCCGCTCGGGATCGAGAGCGAGGCGGCCGTCGTGGAGGAACTTCGTGGGGTCGCCGCTGATCGTCACCTGCTGCAGGTAGTTGGCGGCGACGAGGAGGCCGGGATTCTCCACGAAGGCGTCGCCGGGGAGCGCCTTGATGGCGTCGAGGAGCTGCTCGGGCGCCACGTTGGCGAAGGCGTCCCAGTTCTTCTCGATCACGGCGGCGGCGTAGTGCCAACCGTGCTGTGCCGCCGAACTGGTCACCAGGGAGGCCAGCCGGCGGGGATTCGTACGGGGATCGATCGTCGGGTACTTCTCGTCCTCAGCTCTCGATGTCATCGTGCGTTCACTCTGAGTAGATTGCCAGGGCTGCGGCGG
The sequence above is a segment of the Leifsonia williamsii genome. Coding sequences within it:
- a CDS encoding SDR family oxidoreductase, whose protein sequence is MRDSAPPPATVITGAAAGLGAVIAAELTRRGQRLILVDRDREALAAAAAAAALPGGAAPPHVIVADLSSLAGAQAAAEDALRQAPLDGLVNNAGGQAPGEQYPAAAPDAWHASVTLNLLTPMLLTQLLWEELARASGAVVNIGSSGGLGDAPYASPEYGAAKAGLHRFTTSLGDRRDVRVTGVIPGWIGLARARAERAAMSPAEREATGPLVEPEAIAREVADLLERGHAGELRRML
- a CDS encoding CGNR zinc finger domain-containing protein; amino-acid sequence: MIHAFPCGTLPLDFVGTLRARRNPEPLEKFAAPGDVSAWFMEAGMIDDAPPAGDADLQRAVEVRERIYALLDASLHGTPLLADDVAFVNEVAAGSPVRLELSDGTVRRSGTIADGLGSLARETIAILGSPDAALLRECARPECTQVYLDRSRGHRREWCSMKTCGNRMKATAFRERRREAAA
- a CDS encoding helix-turn-helix transcriptional regulator; translation: MTSRAEDEKYPTIDPRTNPRRLASLVTSSAAQHGWHYAAAVIEKNWDAFANVAPEQLLDAIKALPGDAFVENPGLLVAANYLQQVTISGDPTKFLHDGRLALDPERRDGNHLSNLIVLTGQSAGARTAGRLEEARAAAERAREALLALAPAERAPMVGSLPHLRFQWGRSLDAADGPGALAEYEAAYDLARLTAQPVIARRAAAHIAWRHADRGRLRSAELWLARALAEDATNGRYDVIVFLTSALLKHDRGDPGASRELGRALGLPLGEYWAAALWLSAMLAHTKPGASSVHAELEAELERHPGAIEHGGATARYVRAAQARLARLRPQLRDERPLPEHPSALDLLLASVASYRAGAHRDALAQAEAATSTTAAPRVEAPALLVSAASHLALGHPGRAADAFRHANGIIGRERLFSTYSFLPTETLGALAGLAGEPLHGTDRSPADTPVPGLTRREREVLSMLPTGSPLAAIAAELFISPNTLKATVRSLYRKLGVTSRQEAVDAARNFPR
- a CDS encoding ABC-F family ATP-binding cassette domain-containing protein, with translation MPHTSAVTLHDLGYTWPDGTPALHRLSGTFTTGRTGLVGRNGAGKSTLLRLIAGELTPTSGRIETVGDVGYLPQTLTLRTDATVADLLGIGPVVAALRAIESGDVDQAHFDAVGDDWDVEARAAAGLEAIGFDGDDLARSVGTLSGGEAMLIAVTGLSLRRTAIILLDEPTNNLDRAGRAALSDLVDRWAGTLIVVSHDLELLEHMEATAELHAGRLETFGGPYSAWRAHLEQDQSAAVQAARAAQQALKVEKRQRVEAETKLARRERTAKKTQASGGIPRIMAGNRASKAQASAGAMRSGLDDRVAAAQAAVDAADARVRDEERIHLTLPDPDVPRGRRIAELTDGTHSVIVQGPERVALLGRNGAGKSTLLARLLSVEADGGSPAGTLFTDRVAYLPQRLDRLDDALSAVDNVRRVAPETPPGDIRHQLARLLLRGDAAERPVGSLSGGERFRVQLATLLLMSPPAQLLILDEPTNNLDIASVEQLAEALDAYRGALLVVSHDRHFLERIGADVVLELPGDGTIRRSAALEAISK